Proteins encoded in a region of the Mycolicibacterium neoaurum genome:
- a CDS encoding DNA gyrase subunit A produces the protein MTATLDVPEQNPDLVLDQSADDYWNHYQLTFALYSVSDRAIPSAFDGLKPGQRRLLYQMHDSRLLPGNKPQKSSKICSAVTGNLHPHGGASMYGAAALMAAEFQRVKVIDGQGAFPRIQGDIPAADRYTEMRLSAPGAALTAELDDHAVPMVSTFDGEWVEPTMLPAQWPVLLCNGAMGIAEGWATKVPAHNPREVMAACRALLARPNTTDDTLMKLIPGPDWGCGATVVGTAGLREYITTGRGQLTVRGTVTVDGKNCVITELPPGVASNTVQERIRALVESGEMSGVADMSDLTDRRNGLRIVVTAKRGYSAEQIRDQLLALTPLESTFAASLVALDEDRVPRWWNVRELIGAFLHLRDSVVLHRSEYRLEKVTARRHLVAGLMKIHLDIDAAVAVIRNSDTVDDARQGLQKRFEIDEEQANYVLALQLRRLTKLDVIELQAEADKLDAEFAELTELVTNPDARRKVIDRELVETAKLFKGPEFDRRTVLDAEATPVTAGSDEDGPRERKVNTAWRLDDRGVFSDSHGDLLTSGLGWAVWTDGRVKFTNGNGLPFKIRDIPVAPDITGLLRSGVLSEGYHLALVTRRGKVLRIDPAAVNPQGAAGNGVAGVKLGGDGEPRDEVIAALPLSCQNGEAILSISEKGWKVTEVADIPVKGRGGAGVGFHPFVAGESALLSAEVSATGYVRGKRAVRAEKRAKASNKGSGTDVLPAEPPA, from the coding sequence GTGACCGCCACCCTGGACGTACCAGAGCAGAATCCCGATCTGGTGCTCGATCAGAGCGCCGATGATTACTGGAACCACTACCAGCTCACCTTCGCGCTCTACAGCGTCAGCGACCGCGCCATCCCCTCGGCGTTCGACGGGCTCAAGCCCGGTCAACGCCGCCTGCTCTATCAGATGCACGATTCCCGCCTGCTGCCAGGGAACAAGCCGCAGAAGTCCTCGAAGATCTGCTCGGCGGTGACCGGCAACCTGCACCCGCACGGCGGGGCATCGATGTACGGTGCCGCCGCGCTGATGGCCGCCGAATTCCAGCGCGTGAAGGTCATCGACGGGCAGGGCGCCTTCCCCCGCATCCAGGGCGACATCCCCGCCGCCGACCGCTACACCGAGATGCGGCTGTCCGCGCCGGGGGCGGCGCTGACGGCCGAACTCGACGATCACGCGGTACCGATGGTGTCGACATTCGACGGCGAGTGGGTCGAGCCGACCATGCTGCCCGCGCAGTGGCCGGTGCTGCTGTGCAACGGCGCGATGGGTATCGCCGAGGGTTGGGCCACCAAGGTTCCCGCGCACAACCCGCGCGAGGTGATGGCCGCCTGCCGGGCCCTACTCGCCAGGCCCAACACCACCGACGACACCCTGATGAAGCTGATCCCTGGTCCGGACTGGGGTTGTGGGGCAACCGTTGTCGGCACCGCGGGGCTGCGGGAGTACATCACCACCGGCCGCGGCCAACTCACCGTGCGGGGCACCGTCACCGTCGACGGCAAGAACTGCGTCATCACCGAACTGCCACCCGGCGTCGCCAGCAACACTGTGCAGGAACGTATTCGGGCGCTGGTGGAATCCGGGGAAATGTCCGGTGTCGCCGATATGTCGGACCTCACCGACCGCCGTAACGGGTTGCGCATCGTCGTCACCGCCAAGCGCGGGTACAGCGCCGAACAGATCCGCGATCAGCTGCTCGCCCTGACCCCGCTGGAGTCCACCTTCGCCGCCAGCCTGGTGGCCCTCGACGAGGACCGGGTGCCGCGCTGGTGGAACGTGCGCGAGCTGATCGGCGCGTTCCTGCACCTGCGCGATTCGGTGGTGCTGCACCGCAGTGAGTACCGGCTGGAGAAGGTCACCGCCCGCCGCCATCTGGTGGCCGGCTTGATGAAGATCCACCTGGACATCGACGCCGCCGTCGCAGTGATCCGCAACTCCGACACCGTCGACGATGCGCGGCAGGGCCTACAGAAGCGCTTCGAGATCGACGAAGAGCAGGCCAATTACGTTCTGGCACTGCAGCTTCGCCGGCTGACCAAGCTCGACGTCATCGAACTGCAGGCCGAGGCCGATAAGCTGGACGCCGAGTTCGCCGAGCTCACCGAGCTGGTCACCAATCCCGATGCGCGCCGCAAGGTGATCGACAGGGAACTGGTCGAGACCGCCAAGCTGTTCAAGGGCCCGGAGTTCGACCGTCGCACCGTACTCGACGCCGAGGCGACGCCGGTGACCGCCGGTTCCGATGAGGACGGCCCCCGCGAGCGCAAGGTCAATACCGCCTGGCGCCTGGATGACCGCGGCGTGTTCTCCGACAGCCACGGCGATCTGCTGACCTCAGGGCTCGGCTGGGCGGTGTGGACCGACGGGCGGGTGAAGTTCACCAATGGCAACGGTCTGCCGTTCAAGATCCGCGATATCCCCGTCGCACCGGATATCACCGGTCTGCTGCGGTCCGGTGTGCTCAGCGAGGGCTACCACCTGGCGCTGGTGACGCGGCGGGGAAAGGTGTTGCGCATCGATCCCGCCGCGGTGAACCCGCAAGGCGCGGCGGGCAACGGCGTGGCCGGAGTGAAGCTCGGCGGTGACGGCGAGCCGCGAGACGAGGTGATCGCCGCGTTGCCGTTGTCCTGCCAGAACGGCGAGGCCATCCTGTCGATCTCGGAAAAGGGTTGGAAGGTCACCGAAGTCGCCGATATCCCGGTCAAGGGACGCGGTGGCGCCGGTGTCGGGTTCCACCCGTTCGTCGCGGGTGAGAGTGCACTGCTGTCGGCGGAGGTGTCGGCCACCGGGTATGTGCGCGGCAAGCGGGCGGTGCGGGCCGAGAAGCGCGCCAAGGCGTCCAACAAGGGGTCCGGCACCGACGTGCTGCCCGCGGAGCCGCCGGCCTGA
- a CDS encoding toprim domain-containing protein, with product MSYNAADITELDDVQHTRLRPAVNLGLDVLNTALRELVDNAIEEVADPSHGGSTVTITLHADGSVTVADDGRGLPVDSDPVTGKNGIVKTLGTARAGGKFSAHTDATSTGAGLNGIGAAAAVFISARTDVTVRRAGKTYLQSFGAGYPGTFEGKDFDPDAPFTRADTQKLRGVGNRKPDAHGTEVRILFDKAVVPDSSIDVGEVLLRAHAAARMSPGVHLAVVDEGWPGEEIPAALLEPFDGPWGSDTLLDLMCTAAGTPSPAVRAVVEGRGEYTTGRGPTPFRWSLTAGPAEPATVAAFCNTVRTPGGGSHLTAAMKGLSEALADRASRIRDLGLAKGEDGPEPQDFVAVTALAVDTRAPDVAWDSQAKTAVSSRSLNVAMAPDVARSVTIWAANPANGDAVSLWTKLALESARARRSAEGAKARSRAASKAKGLGTNLSLPPKLLPSRETGRGSGAELFLCEGDSALGTIKAARDATFQAAFPLKGKPPNVYGFAISKARVKDEFDSIERILGCGLRDNCDPELCRYDRILFASDADPDGGNINSSLISMFLDFYRPLVEAGMVYVTLPPLFVVKDGNERIYCQDESERDAAVAELKARSKRKVEVQRNKGLGEMDADDFWNTVLDPQRRTVIRLHPDDADKKLHHILFGGPPEGRRTWMAEVAARVDTAALDLT from the coding sequence GTGAGTTACAACGCCGCAGACATCACCGAACTCGATGATGTCCAGCACACCCGTCTGCGGCCGGCGGTCAACCTGGGCCTCGACGTGCTCAACACCGCCCTGCGCGAACTGGTCGACAATGCGATCGAAGAGGTCGCCGACCCCAGCCACGGCGGATCGACCGTCACCATCACCCTGCACGCAGACGGTTCGGTCACCGTCGCCGACGACGGCCGCGGCCTTCCCGTCGACTCCGATCCGGTGACCGGTAAGAACGGCATCGTCAAGACCTTGGGCACCGCCCGCGCCGGCGGCAAGTTCTCCGCCCACACCGACGCCACCAGCACCGGTGCCGGGCTCAACGGGATCGGCGCCGCGGCCGCGGTGTTCATCTCCGCCCGCACCGATGTGACGGTGCGCCGCGCCGGCAAGACCTATCTGCAGAGTTTCGGCGCTGGCTATCCCGGCACCTTCGAGGGCAAAGATTTCGACCCCGACGCGCCCTTCACCAGGGCCGACACCCAGAAGCTGCGCGGTGTCGGCAACCGCAAACCCGATGCGCACGGCACCGAGGTGCGCATCCTTTTCGACAAGGCCGTCGTCCCGGACTCCAGCATCGATGTCGGCGAGGTGCTGCTACGCGCCCACGCCGCGGCGCGGATGTCCCCCGGCGTGCACCTGGCCGTGGTCGACGAGGGGTGGCCCGGCGAGGAGATCCCGGCGGCACTGCTCGAACCGTTCGACGGCCCGTGGGGCAGCGACACCCTGCTGGACCTCATGTGCACCGCCGCGGGCACCCCGTCACCTGCGGTGCGGGCCGTGGTGGAGGGCCGCGGCGAATACACCACCGGCCGTGGACCGACACCGTTCCGGTGGTCGCTGACCGCGGGCCCGGCCGAGCCCGCCACCGTCGCGGCGTTCTGCAACACCGTGCGCACCCCCGGTGGCGGCTCGCATCTGACGGCCGCCATGAAGGGGCTGTCCGAGGCGTTGGCCGACCGGGCATCGCGGATCCGCGATCTGGGCCTGGCCAAGGGCGAGGACGGGCCGGAGCCACAGGATTTCGTCGCGGTGACCGCCCTGGCCGTGGACACCCGCGCACCCGACGTGGCATGGGACTCCCAGGCCAAGACGGCGGTGTCCTCGCGGTCGCTCAACGTGGCGATGGCCCCCGATGTGGCCCGCAGCGTGACCATCTGGGCGGCCAACCCCGCCAACGGTGATGCCGTCTCGCTGTGGACCAAGCTCGCGCTGGAGTCGGCCCGGGCACGGCGCAGCGCCGAGGGCGCCAAGGCCCGGTCCCGCGCGGCATCGAAGGCCAAGGGGCTGGGCACCAATCTCTCCCTGCCACCCAAGCTGCTGCCCAGCCGGGAGACCGGCCGCGGGTCCGGAGCCGAACTGTTCCTGTGCGAGGGTGACTCGGCGTTGGGCACCATCAAGGCGGCCCGCGATGCCACCTTCCAGGCGGCCTTCCCGCTGAAAGGCAAGCCGCCCAACGTCTATGGATTTGCGATCAGTAAGGCGCGGGTCAAAGACGAGTTCGACTCGATCGAACGGATACTGGGCTGCGGACTGCGCGACAACTGCGATCCCGAGCTGTGCCGGTACGACCGCATCCTGTTCGCCTCCGACGCCGACCCCGACGGCGGCAACATCAACTCCAGCCTCATCTCGATGTTCCTGGACTTCTACCGCCCGCTTGTCGAGGCCGGGATGGTCTACGTGACGCTGCCTCCGCTGTTCGTCGTCAAGGACGGCAACGAGCGGATCTACTGCCAGGACGAGTCCGAACGCGATGCCGCGGTGGCCGAGTTGAAGGCCAGGTCCAAGCGCAAGGTCGAGGTGCAGCGCAACAAGGGTCTCGGTGAGATGGATGCCGACGACTTCTGGAACACCGTGCTGGACCCGCAGCGGCGCACCGTCATTCGGCTTCATCCCGACGATGCCGACAAGAAGTTGCATCACATCTTGTTCGGCGGACCACCGGAAGGCCGGCGCACGTGGATGGCCGAGGTCGCCGCCCGCGTCGACACCGCCGCTCTGGACCTGACCTAG
- a CDS encoding thiol-disulfide oxidoreductase DCC family protein: MSTPTASIAPVLLYDGVCGVCNSAVRTILRFDRRGTLRFAALDSDFARDIIVRHPHLADLDTVVLVRDPGTDREAVSTQSSALLQVAEYLGGFWKLALAARVIPPSVRDRLYAAFAKVRYHVGGQYDTCPVPSPEVRSRFVDATYG, translated from the coding sequence ATGAGCACGCCGACCGCGTCGATTGCGCCCGTCCTGCTCTACGACGGTGTGTGCGGGGTCTGCAACAGCGCTGTGCGGACCATCCTGCGGTTCGATCGCCGCGGAACACTGCGGTTCGCCGCGCTGGACAGCGATTTCGCGCGCGACATCATCGTTCGGCACCCGCACCTGGCCGACCTGGACACCGTTGTCCTCGTGCGTGACCCGGGAACGGACCGGGAAGCGGTGAGCACCCAGTCATCGGCGCTGCTGCAGGTGGCCGAGTATCTCGGTGGCTTCTGGAAGCTGGCGCTGGCGGCGCGGGTCATCCCGCCCTCCGTCAGGGACCGGTTGTATGCCGCATTCGCCAAGGTCCGGTACCACGTGGGCGGACAGTACGACACCTGCCCCGTCCCGTCGCCCGAGGTGCGCAGTCGTTTCGTCGACGCCACCTACGGATGA
- a CDS encoding NAD(P)/FAD-dependent oxidoreductase, whose translation MPTTQIVVIGGGYAGVLAANRVLQRADVEVTLVNPRPEFVERIRLHQLVAGNDDAVADYSTVLASRVRLIVDSAERIDADARKVVLASGSALAYDQLIYAVGSTAGVPASVPGAAEFAYPLGELEAARRLATRMAALVPSAPIVVVGGGLTGIEAAAEFAENGRVVTLVTDALGPSLAKGGRRSVAGRLHQLGVDVVENATVTAVAADHVTLADGREVPAEVTVWTAGFGVPTLAAASGLATDAMGRLVTDETLTCVSHPSIVAAGDAAAPSALPLRMSCQLAMPLAAQAADTVLARIEGRQPRVLNPASVGQCISLGRHAGTIQLSRFDDTAIGLHIGGRLAATIKESVCAGTLSFLAKEARKPGSYFWPRGGKRAERLAARSVHP comes from the coding sequence ATGCCCACCACCCAGATCGTTGTCATCGGCGGCGGATACGCCGGTGTGCTGGCCGCCAACAGAGTGCTCCAGCGGGCCGATGTCGAGGTGACGCTGGTCAATCCCCGTCCCGAATTCGTCGAACGCATCCGACTGCACCAGCTGGTCGCCGGCAACGACGATGCCGTGGCGGACTACTCGACGGTGTTGGCATCCCGGGTTCGCCTGATCGTGGACTCCGCCGAACGGATCGATGCCGATGCCCGCAAGGTGGTGCTGGCGTCCGGATCGGCGCTGGCCTACGACCAGCTGATCTACGCGGTCGGCAGCACCGCAGGGGTGCCCGCCTCGGTACCAGGGGCAGCCGAATTCGCCTATCCACTAGGTGAATTGGAGGCTGCTCGCCGGCTGGCAACCCGGATGGCTGCGCTGGTGCCGTCGGCACCGATCGTGGTCGTGGGCGGTGGACTCACCGGTATCGAGGCGGCCGCCGAATTCGCCGAGAACGGTCGCGTGGTCACCCTCGTCACCGATGCGCTCGGACCGTCGCTGGCCAAGGGTGGCCGTCGTTCGGTGGCCGGGCGGTTGCACCAACTCGGCGTCGACGTCGTGGAGAACGCCACGGTCACCGCCGTCGCCGCCGATCACGTGACGCTCGCCGACGGCCGCGAGGTACCCGCCGAGGTGACGGTGTGGACGGCCGGGTTCGGCGTCCCGACCCTGGCCGCCGCCAGTGGCTTGGCCACCGACGCGATGGGTCGCCTGGTGACCGACGAGACACTAACCTGCGTGAGCCATCCGTCGATCGTGGCCGCCGGGGATGCGGCCGCCCCGTCGGCGCTGCCGTTGCGGATGAGCTGCCAGCTCGCCATGCCGCTGGCTGCGCAGGCCGCCGACACGGTGCTGGCGCGCATCGAGGGCAGACAACCCCGTGTGCTCAATCCGGCGTCGGTGGGTCAGTGCATCAGCCTGGGCAGGCACGCGGGCACCATCCAGCTGTCCCGCTTCGACGACACCGCGATCGGATTGCACATCGGGGGACGGTTGGCCGCCACCATCAAGGAGTCGGTGTGTGCCGGGACGCTGAGCTTCCTGGCCAAGGAGGCGCGCAAGCCGGGCAGTTACTTCTGGCCGCGCGGCGGCAAGCGGGCCGAGCGACTCGCGGCCCGCTCGGTTCATCCGTAG
- a CDS encoding glutamate--cysteine ligase, protein MTSHPTFGVEEEFLLIDPRSGAPLPVNREVAEHAERRGVDLQLELTSCQVETATEVCDSPAQLSAQLRRLRRVAADAADVAGARLLAVGLPPTLPEHFPVTDTPRYRQIASRFGMIAREQGISGCHVHVAVPDRDAAIRVSNRLRPWLPLLLGLTANSAIYRNADSGHASWRHILWSRWPSAGPTPYFASADDYDGAVQMMVESGAMLDDGMVYWDVRPSANFPTVEVRVADVPATVAETVLLAALIRAAVMTALDENERGKPLAQWDTHALNAAYWRSAHDGLAGEAVDLAGHGCAPAIDLLRSFVDHITPALRTVGDHGFVVEELERVYRDGNGAMRQQAAWRRRGQVADVLDEAAVATVEGC, encoded by the coding sequence ATGACCAGTCATCCAACATTTGGCGTCGAGGAGGAGTTCCTCCTGATAGATCCGCGCTCGGGGGCACCGCTGCCGGTCAACCGAGAGGTCGCCGAGCACGCCGAGCGCCGCGGTGTCGACCTACAACTCGAACTGACCAGCTGCCAGGTCGAGACCGCCACCGAGGTCTGTGACAGTCCCGCGCAGTTGTCGGCACAGTTGCGCAGGCTGAGACGGGTGGCTGCCGATGCGGCCGACGTCGCCGGGGCCCGGCTGCTGGCCGTGGGTTTGCCGCCGACACTGCCCGAACACTTCCCGGTCACCGATACGCCGCGATACCGGCAGATCGCCTCCCGGTTCGGGATGATCGCCCGGGAGCAGGGCATCAGCGGTTGCCATGTGCACGTGGCGGTTCCGGATCGTGACGCCGCGATCCGGGTGAGCAACAGGTTGCGTCCCTGGCTGCCGTTGCTGCTGGGCCTGACAGCCAATTCGGCCATCTATCGCAACGCCGACAGTGGGCATGCGAGTTGGCGTCACATCCTGTGGTCACGTTGGCCCAGCGCCGGACCGACCCCGTACTTCGCATCGGCCGATGACTACGACGGTGCGGTGCAGATGATGGTGGAATCGGGCGCGATGCTCGATGACGGGATGGTCTATTGGGATGTCAGGCCATCGGCGAATTTCCCCACCGTCGAGGTGCGGGTGGCCGACGTGCCGGCGACGGTCGCCGAGACGGTGTTGCTCGCCGCGTTGATCCGAGCCGCCGTGATGACCGCCCTCGACGAGAACGAACGCGGAAAACCTCTGGCGCAGTGGGACACTCACGCGCTGAACGCCGCGTACTGGCGGTCCGCGCACGACGGGCTGGCCGGCGAGGCGGTCGATCTCGCCGGACACGGGTGCGCCCCCGCGATCGACCTGCTCAGGTCGTTCGTCGATCACATCACGCCTGCCCTGCGCACCGTCGGCGACCACGGGTTCGTGGTCGAGGAGCTCGAACGCGTCTACCGCGACGGCAACGGTGCCATGCGCCAGCAGGCCGCGTGGCGCCGGCGCGGGCAGGTCGCCGATGTGCTCGATGAGGCGGCCGTGGCGACCGTCGAGGGTTGTTAG
- a CDS encoding TetR/AcrR family transcriptional regulator, with amino-acid sequence MAAKLPPGRHRLTREEVAADQRRRMIAALGEVLQDKGFAGTTVTDISERARVSKQTFYEHYDSKQACFLDAYARIHDRVSLAAGTLPEKATALDVFSAVLTNYLDTLARDPAMARVYLVEVYAAGPEALHARMQLQQRTVDSVQEVFGIDDEQGRFACRALVAAIASLATHELADSDSGDVRSLHAPLVALAARLFGT; translated from the coding sequence GTGGCTGCCAAGTTGCCGCCGGGACGGCACCGCCTCACGCGCGAGGAAGTCGCCGCCGACCAGCGCCGGCGGATGATCGCCGCACTCGGTGAGGTGTTGCAGGACAAGGGTTTTGCGGGCACCACCGTCACCGATATCTCCGAGCGGGCCCGGGTCTCCAAACAGACCTTCTACGAGCACTACGACAGCAAGCAGGCCTGCTTCCTCGATGCCTACGCGCGCATACACGACCGGGTCAGCCTCGCCGCAGGCACGCTGCCGGAGAAAGCGACCGCCCTGGACGTGTTCAGCGCTGTCCTGACCAATTATCTGGACACCCTGGCCCGCGACCCGGCCATGGCGCGCGTCTACCTCGTCGAGGTCTACGCGGCAGGCCCGGAGGCCCTGCACGCGCGGATGCAGTTGCAGCAGCGGACGGTCGACAGCGTCCAGGAGGTGTTCGGGATCGACGACGAGCAGGGTCGGTTCGCCTGCCGGGCGCTCGTCGCGGCGATCGCGTCGCTGGCGACCCACGAATTGGCCGACAGCGACTCCGGTGACGTCCGGTCACTGCACGCGCCACTGGTCGCACTGGCCGCACGACTGTTCGGCACCTAA